Proteins from a single region of Struthio camelus isolate bStrCam1 chromosome W, bStrCam1.hap1, whole genome shotgun sequence:
- the LOC138064142 gene encoding Golgi phosphoprotein 3: MTSLTQRSSGLVQRRTEASRSAAADKERGAGGGPEDESRRDEPGDDEKGDSKETRLTLMEEVLLLGLKDREGYTSFWNDCISSGLRGCMLIELALRGRLQLEACGMRRKSLLTRKVICKSDAPTGDVLLDEALKHIKETQPPETVQNWIELLSGETWNPLKLHYQLRNVRERLAKNLVEKGVLTTEKQNFLLFDMTTHPLTNNNIKQRLIKKVQEAVLDKWVNDPHRMDKRLLALVYLAHASDVLENAFAPLLDEQYDLATKRVRQLLDLDPEVECMKANTNEVLWAVVAAFTK, from the exons atGACTTCCCTGACCCAGCGCAGCTCCGGCCTGGTGCAGCGCCGGACCGAGgcctcccgcagcgccgccgccgacaAGGAgcgaggggccgggggcggcccggaggatGAAAGCCGCCGGGACGAGCCGGGCGACGACGAGAAGGGCGACTCCAAGGAAACGCGGCTCACCCTCATggaggaggtgctgctgctgggcctcaAGGACCGTGAG GGTTACACATCGTTCTGGAACGATTGCATCTCCTCAGGATTGCGTGGCTGTATGTTGATTGAATTGGCATTGCGAGGGCGTCTTCAGCTGGAGGCTTGTGGAATGAGGCGCAAAAGTCTATTAACGAGAAAG GTGATTTGTAAGTCAGATGCTCCTACAGGGGATGTTCTACTTGATGAAGCTCTGAAACACATAAAAGAGACCCAGCCTCCTGAAACAGTACAAAATTGGATTGAGCTGCTTAGTG GTGAAACGTGGAACCCATTAAAGTTGCACTACCAACTACGGAATGTCCGTGAGCGGTTAGCTAAAAATCTAGTGGAAAAAGGTGTACTGACAACAGAGAAACAGAACTTCCTTCTTTTTGACATGACTACGCACCCCCTCACCAACAACAATATCAAACAACGCCTCATCAAGAAGGTTCAAGAAGCAGTTCTTGACAAGTGGGTGAATGACCCTCACCGCATGGACAAGCGTTTGCTGGCGCTCGTTTATTTAGCCCATGCTTCAGATGTTCTGGAGAACGCTTTTGCCCCCCTTTTGGATGAGCAGTATGATTTAGCCACAAAGAGAGTGCGACAGCTTCTGGATTTAGACCCTGAGGTTGAATGTATGAAAGCCAACACGAATGAGGTTCTGTGGGCTGTTGTAGCAGCTTTCACAAAATAA